The following proteins come from a genomic window of Noviherbaspirillum sp. L7-7A:
- a CDS encoding RimK family protein: protein MKILFVVSRPEDWPFDIPGITAIAARNYLIDPAFGESASTRVFNLCSNYRYQSHGYYVSLLAEARGHQPLPGVEALKDLQSSELLQTVRDRLGDLASCTFAPLEQDQVELRIYFGHDASGDRRNEHLCMELFRTLSAPILHARFKRTAGFWRLMTIRAGEPGEIPEAERAVFCQSVLAYMQQQRIRSTRPASEAPLIAILHDPQREEAPSNPQALHKFCEAATMLGMKPSLITRRDAGRLAEFDALFIRDTTNVNHYTYHLSRLAAAAGLVVIDDPDAILRCTNKIYLAELLTRHHIPIPRTLVVHPDNIDRIIPTLGLPCILKQPDGAFSLGVAKVHTEEELMAKVRELLRHSELVLAQQYLPTEFDWRIAVLDNRPLFVCKYYMAPGHWQIIRHDSAQTSEGKTEALSIGEVPNEVIDIAVRAAGLIGDGFYGVDLKEVDGQCYIIEINDNPNVDAGNEDGVLGDALYREVMGVFNKRIEALRGLKS from the coding sequence ATGAAGATATTGTTCGTTGTAAGCCGGCCGGAAGACTGGCCATTCGATATTCCCGGCATCACCGCCATCGCCGCCCGCAACTACCTGATCGACCCGGCCTTTGGCGAGTCGGCCTCGACCCGGGTGTTCAACCTGTGCAGCAACTACCGCTATCAGAGCCATGGCTATTATGTGTCGCTGCTGGCGGAGGCGCGCGGCCACCAGCCGCTGCCGGGCGTGGAAGCGCTGAAGGACCTGCAGTCGAGCGAGCTGCTGCAGACCGTTAGGGACAGGCTTGGCGACCTTGCCAGCTGCACCTTCGCGCCGCTGGAACAGGACCAGGTCGAGCTGCGGATTTACTTCGGTCATGATGCCAGCGGCGACCGCCGCAACGAGCATCTGTGCATGGAATTATTCCGCACCCTTTCCGCACCCATCCTGCATGCCCGCTTCAAGCGCACCGCCGGCTTCTGGCGGCTGATGACCATACGCGCCGGCGAGCCGGGCGAGATTCCCGAGGCCGAGCGGGCAGTGTTCTGCCAGTCGGTGCTGGCCTACATGCAGCAGCAGAGAATACGCAGCACGCGGCCGGCCAGCGAAGCGCCGCTGATCGCCATCCTGCATGACCCGCAGCGCGAGGAAGCGCCTTCCAATCCGCAGGCGCTGCACAAGTTCTGCGAGGCCGCCACCATGCTGGGCATGAAGCCCAGCCTGATCACGCGGCGCGACGCCGGCCGCCTAGCCGAGTTCGATGCGCTGTTCATCCGCGACACCACCAATGTCAACCATTACACCTACCACCTCTCGCGGCTGGCGGCGGCCGCCGGGCTGGTGGTGATCGACGATCCGGATGCCATCCTGCGCTGTACCAACAAGATATACCTCGCCGAGTTGCTGACCCGTCACCACATTCCGATACCCAGAACGCTGGTGGTCCATCCCGACAATATCGACCGCATCATCCCGACGCTGGGCTTGCCCTGCATCCTCAAGCAGCCGGACGGCGCTTTCTCGCTGGGCGTGGCCAAGGTCCACACCGAGGAGGAACTGATGGCCAAGGTGCGCGAGCTGCTGCGCCATTCGGAACTGGTACTGGCCCAGCAGTATCTGCCAACGGAATTCGACTGGCGCATCGCTGTGCTGGACAACCGGCCGCTGTTCGTGTGCAAGTACTACATGGCGCCGGGGCACTGGCAGATCATCCGTCACGACAGCGCGCAGACCAGCGAAGGCAAGACCGAGGCACTGTCGATCGGCGAGGTGCCCAACGAGGTGATCGACATCGCGGTGCGCGCGGCCGGCCTGATCGGCGACGGCTTCTACGGCGTCGACCTGAAGGAAGTGGATGGCCAGTGTTACATCATCGAGATCAACGACAATCCGAATGTGGATGCCGGCAACGAGGACGGCGTGCTTGGCGATGCGCTGTACCGGGAGGTGATGGGCGTGTTCAACAAGCGCATCGAGGCGTTGCGGGGACTCAAATCATGA
- a CDS encoding alkaline phosphatase PhoX has product MTTKSPLSRRQALKFLASSPLFPLGPALASSLLTGCGGGGSDNVAAAAVEAPKTTATFASASFSSMPAPNLSTPAAMATTTVGSTMTVNYSDASKVDYKLAYQPFFITGDRVPDGNGGTILAGGYVDIYNQPIIDSSLPASPRQFFSDSPDGTSLLTVPNAKVNGVKGNTVFAVVQFEYTSLAQDGVTNMYGKLPSPIAVLTLDQDPATGKLALVKYHNVDTSSVNGLWITCGASLSPWGTHLSSEEYEPNAFSAATDAQFRAFSKNLYGSETVANSYNYGHLPEVTVNPDGTASIKKHYCLGRISHELVQVMPDNRTVMMGDDATNSGYFVFVADREKDLSSGTLYVAKVGAGFSLDPNGSGALLTWIRLGSASSAEIQRLATTLRPTDIMDVKTADPADATYTKVAANGRTEWIKLMPGMEKAAAFLETHRYASLVGASMGFTKMEGTTVNTRDKVAYSALQNCQSSMVAGNALNVPGNGVSIPSQLVAGAVMALNLKGGVKDTSGAAINSEWMPVDLKALLAGQDIPADALGNTANPDKVANPDNLKFSEKLRTLFIGEDSSQHVNNFLWAYNVDTRQLARIMSIPSGGESTGLHAVDEINGWTYIMSNFQHAGDWLPIHGAVKSTLDPLIKANYRNAFGAAVGYLTADVSAIRMTKA; this is encoded by the coding sequence ATGACGACCAAGTCCCCGCTTTCCCGCCGCCAGGCACTCAAATTCCTCGCCAGCTCGCCGCTGTTTCCGCTCGGTCCCGCGCTTGCCTCCTCGCTGCTGACCGGATGCGGCGGCGGTGGCTCCGACAATGTCGCCGCCGCAGCAGTGGAAGCGCCGAAAACCACGGCTACGTTCGCCTCGGCCAGCTTCAGCTCGATGCCGGCGCCCAACCTGAGCACGCCGGCGGCGATGGCCACGACCACCGTGGGCTCGACCATGACCGTCAATTACAGCGACGCCAGCAAGGTCGACTACAAGCTGGCCTACCAGCCCTTCTTTATCACCGGCGACCGCGTCCCCGACGGCAATGGCGGCACCATCCTCGCCGGCGGCTATGTCGACATCTACAACCAGCCCATCATCGACAGCAGCCTGCCGGCCAGCCCGCGCCAGTTCTTTTCCGATTCGCCCGACGGCACCTCGCTGCTGACTGTGCCGAATGCCAAAGTCAATGGCGTCAAGGGCAATACAGTGTTCGCCGTGGTGCAGTTCGAATACACCAGCCTGGCGCAGGACGGCGTGACCAATATGTACGGCAAGCTGCCGTCGCCGATCGCGGTACTGACGCTGGATCAGGACCCGGCCACTGGCAAGCTGGCGCTGGTGAAGTATCACAATGTCGATACCTCGTCCGTCAACGGACTGTGGATCACCTGCGGCGCCAGTCTGTCGCCATGGGGCACCCATCTGTCCAGCGAGGAATACGAGCCGAATGCCTTCAGCGCTGCGACCGACGCCCAGTTCCGTGCCTTCAGCAAGAACCTGTATGGCAGCGAAACCGTGGCCAATTCCTACAACTACGGCCACCTGCCCGAAGTCACGGTCAACCCCGATGGCACGGCGTCGATCAAAAAACATTATTGCCTGGGCCGCATCTCGCATGAACTGGTGCAGGTAATGCCGGACAACCGCACCGTTATGATGGGCGACGATGCCACTAACAGCGGCTACTTCGTCTTCGTGGCCGACCGGGAAAAAGACCTATCTTCCGGCACGCTGTACGTGGCCAAGGTCGGCGCCGGCTTCTCGCTCGACCCCAACGGCAGCGGCGCGCTGCTGACCTGGATCAGGCTCGGCTCGGCCAGCAGCGCCGAGATCCAGCGCCTAGCCACCACGCTGCGGCCAACCGACATCATGGATGTCAAGACCGCCGATCCTGCCGACGCCACTTATACCAAAGTGGCCGCCAACGGCCGCACCGAGTGGATCAAGCTCATGCCAGGCATGGAGAAGGCTGCCGCCTTCTTGGAAACCCATCGCTATGCTTCGCTGGTGGGCGCGTCAATGGGCTTCACCAAGATGGAAGGCACCACGGTCAACACCCGCGACAAGGTCGCTTATTCGGCGCTGCAGAACTGCCAGAGTTCGATGGTGGCTGGCAATGCGCTCAACGTGCCGGGCAACGGCGTGTCGATCCCGAGCCAGCTGGTAGCCGGCGCCGTGATGGCGCTGAACCTGAAGGGCGGCGTGAAGGACACCTCGGGCGCGGCCATCAACAGCGAATGGATGCCGGTCGACCTGAAAGCGCTGCTGGCGGGCCAGGACATTCCCGCCGATGCATTGGGCAACACCGCCAATCCGGACAAGGTGGCCAATCCCGACAACCTGAAGTTCTCGGAAAAGCTGCGCACCCTCTTCATCGGCGAGGACAGCAGCCAGCACGTCAACAACTTCCTGTGGGCCTACAACGTCGACACCAGACAGCTTGCGCGCATTATGTCGATCCCGTCCGGCGGCGAGTCCACAGGCCTGCATGCGGTGGATGAGATCAATGGCTGGACCTACATCATGAGCAATTTCCAGCATGCCGGCGACTGGCTGCCGATCCACGG
- a CDS encoding glutamate-cysteine ligase family protein has product MSAPLHAFGGVGIELEYMIVDRETLNVLPIADRLLAAAPGSEDYEVTHGGMGWSNELVMHVVEVKNLAPAASLDGLPAAFRGELDQINSLLAGMGARLMPGAMHPWMDPDRETRLWPHQNQEIYAAYDRIFDSRGHGWSNLQSMHVNLPFAGDDEFARLHAAIRLVLPLIPALAASSPFADGRDTGYADYRMHVYTHNADRMPSIAGLVVPETARSQADYEARILQPMYDDIAVLDPDHVLRYEWLNSRGAIARFDRDAIEIRVIDTQEHPGADLAVAAAVVDVTRRLYDGGDLDAQQEIATEALAGVLTDCIRDGDAAIIDNARYLKLLGFTEARLPAADVWRALLQPMMASQQDAWWTPPLETILRHGTLARRLRDAYARKGLAHACRRLCDCLEQGHAFLP; this is encoded by the coding sequence ATGAGCGCGCCGCTGCATGCCTTTGGCGGGGTCGGCATCGAGCTGGAATACATGATTGTCGATCGCGAGACCCTGAACGTGCTACCCATTGCCGACAGGCTGCTGGCGGCGGCGCCCGGCAGCGAGGACTATGAGGTCACGCATGGCGGGATGGGCTGGTCCAATGAGCTCGTGATGCATGTAGTGGAGGTCAAGAACCTGGCGCCCGCGGCGTCGCTCGACGGCCTGCCGGCCGCCTTCCGTGGCGAGCTTGACCAGATCAATAGCCTCCTTGCCGGCATGGGCGCGCGGCTGATGCCGGGCGCGATGCATCCATGGATGGACCCGGACCGCGAAACCCGGCTGTGGCCGCATCAGAACCAGGAAATCTACGCGGCCTACGACCGCATCTTCGATAGCCGCGGCCATGGCTGGTCCAACCTGCAGAGCATGCATGTGAACCTGCCGTTCGCCGGCGACGACGAGTTCGCCCGACTGCATGCAGCGATCAGGCTGGTGCTGCCGCTGATCCCCGCACTAGCTGCTAGTTCGCCCTTCGCCGACGGACGCGATACCGGCTACGCAGATTACCGCATGCATGTCTACACCCACAATGCCGACCGCATGCCATCCATTGCCGGCCTGGTAGTACCGGAAACCGCGCGCAGCCAGGCCGATTACGAGGCCCGCATCCTGCAGCCCATGTATGACGATATCGCTGTGCTGGACCCGGACCATGTGCTGCGTTATGAATGGCTCAATTCACGCGGCGCCATCGCCCGTTTCGACCGCGACGCCATAGAGATTCGCGTGATCGATACACAAGAACATCCTGGCGCAGACCTTGCCGTGGCCGCCGCCGTGGTTGATGTAACGCGCCGCCTGTATGACGGTGGCGACCTGGATGCGCAGCAGGAGATCGCCACCGAAGCGCTGGCCGGCGTGCTGACCGACTGCATCCGCGATGGCGATGCAGCCATCATCGACAACGCCCGCTACCTGAAGCTGCTTGGCTTTACCGAGGCGCGCCTGCCTGCAGCCGACGTCTGGCGCGCCCTGCTGCAGCCTATGATGGCCAGCCAGCAAGATGCCTGGTGGACGCCGCCGCTGGAGACCATCCTGCGGCATGGCACGCTGGCACGGCGACTGCGGGATGCATACGCACGCAAGGGCCTTGCGCATGCCTGCCGCCGGCTGTGCGATTGCCTGGAGCAGGGCCATGCCTTCCTGCCATGA
- a CDS encoding N-formylglutamate amidohydrolase translates to MPALHTAGRRDGAVNVTKDDGFLISCEHGGNRIPAAYRRLFAGHGQVLRSHRGYDPGALRMARDLAAALAAPLHACTVSRLLIELNRSPRHARLYSEFTRDAGAELRRELLERYYLPYRDAVETRIGATIASGLRVVHLSSHSFTPELDGAVRDADIGLLYDPRRGGERALCREWRLALGRHAPGLKVRMNYPYAGTADGFTTYLRRRFTGTDYLGIELEINQRHAALGPSWRALREAVISSLRDALQPRHDDAGTGHA, encoded by the coding sequence ATGCCGGCATTGCACACGGCCGGCCGCCGCGACGGGGCCGTCAATGTGACCAAGGACGACGGCTTCCTGATTAGTTGCGAGCATGGTGGCAACCGCATTCCCGCCGCCTACCGTCGCCTGTTTGCCGGCCACGGCCAGGTCCTGCGCAGCCATCGTGGCTATGATCCCGGCGCACTGCGCATGGCGCGCGACTTGGCGGCCGCGCTGGCTGCGCCGCTGCATGCCTGCACCGTCAGCCGTCTGCTGATCGAGCTGAACCGGTCGCCGCGGCATGCTCGCCTGTATTCAGAGTTCACCAGAGATGCCGGCGCCGAACTGCGCCGCGAGCTGCTCGAGCGGTATTACCTGCCCTACCGCGACGCGGTGGAAACCCGCATCGGCGCAACGATCGCCAGCGGCCTGCGCGTGGTGCACCTGTCGTCCCACAGCTTTACGCCGGAGCTTGATGGCGCCGTACGCGATGCCGACATTGGCCTGCTCTACGACCCGCGCCGCGGCGGCGAGCGCGCGCTGTGCCGCGAATGGCGGCTTGCGCTCGGCCGGCATGCGCCGGGACTGAAGGTGCGCATGAACTATCCCTATGCCGGCACCGCCGACGGCTTCACCACCTATCTGCGGCGCCGTTTCACGGGGACTGACTATCTCGGCATTGAGTTGGAGATCAACCAGCGCCATGCGGCATTAGGCCCGTCCTGGCGTGCCTTGCGCGAGGCTGTGATCAGCTCGCTGCGCGACGCCCTGCAGCCAAGGCACGACGACGCCGGCACCGGTCACGCCTGA
- a CDS encoding GNAT family N-acetyltransferase, producing MNMMDAGTLPDIELRVAVEDDAALLAALQAEMDDGDPAATTDADHAAMRAVLADMAAYPHFRAYIVYKDNQPVASFSLMIFASPSQGGQLQALLDAVVVSRAQRGRGIGEVMVREALFMARQAGCYKLILSSNLKRRDAHRFYEQLGFRQHGISYGMPLKGHD from the coding sequence ATGAACATGATGGATGCGGGCACCTTGCCCGATATCGAGCTGCGCGTTGCCGTTGAGGACGACGCCGCATTGCTGGCCGCGCTGCAGGCTGAGATGGACGACGGCGACCCGGCCGCCACGACCGATGCCGACCATGCCGCGATGCGCGCCGTACTGGCGGACATGGCTGCCTATCCGCACTTTCGGGCCTATATCGTCTACAAGGACAACCAGCCAGTGGCCAGTTTTTCGTTGATGATCTTTGCCTCGCCTTCGCAGGGCGGGCAGCTTCAGGCTTTGCTGGATGCGGTGGTGGTAAGCCGCGCGCAGCGCGGGCGTGGCATCGGTGAGGTGATGGTGCGGGAAGCGCTTTTTATGGCCAGGCAGGCCGGCTGCTACAAGCTGATCCTGTCATCCAATCTGAAACGGCGCGATGCACATCGCTTCTATGAGCAGCTTGGGTTTCGGCAGCATGGGATCAGTTATGGCATGCCGTTGAAGGGGCATGATTAG
- a CDS encoding insulinase family protein: protein MTFIEKRVRPVKVMQAVLKEYEHPASGARHIHLATDDPEMVFLVAFPTVPDKDDGRAHILEHLALCGSRRYPVRDPFFSMLRRSTATYMNAMTYPDRTVYPFASTSEADFFNLLGVYLDAAFFPQLEYLDFLQEGWRHTLENGKLGYGGVVFNEMKGAFADPMRALAQGMDAILFAGTTYAVESGGDPLAIPSLTHDDLKQFHASHYHPSQAVFMTAGAVDPAAVQRVIAEHVLDKLSGQAPRMMPELAPQWEAPRSTTIRIPSPTARDDEYGMQLAWLAGESADPVAYYRAQLLEAGLVGDASAPLLHAMETAGYGRPSAFNGMDPSHRQLVFHLGMEGLTREQTEEARALIWRTLEKTTQTGVPHAVLQAALRDLRFSQREIQGGQLPYGMRKLLQALPFEMAGGDIMTAFDSEATLAKLEQEIRHPEFFKSMVRDLLAAPTRLTVTVEPDARYFDARNAIEEERLAQLSGAMDETEAQRIAAEAEALLARQRQPVNNDLLPRIRPQDVSPLPRPLHDLPEDAGRLLGLRIASNGISYGRVVYDVSAFEEADWPWLDLYAELLPDLGVGAMNFAEAASWRKQLAPSFSVDLDAQESLKAEGPALRVNLSFSSRNVREEQDAIAQLLSNSIREARFDESERIAFLIDQIAENQLQDLADQGDQYAAIAAELPYSLRRHFQDAVDGAGALRFYSALARQIESDDGLQAICERLSALHQRVLAAPVRIIGAGVEEDGAHLARLIDVPGADPDSTATAPQRERGAPASVALMAPAQVNHCFASWAVPRLGHEDAPVLSVLANLMTNQVLHQALREEGGAYGGTARYAAHSGVFTMLSYRDPRLAGTYEDFARAVAWVVEAPLQREHIEEAIIGVIGELDKPRSPHHEALQAWQLREAGVTQAMREQFRHGVLECTDLQLKAVAMQYLQNAQPSRAAFAGNAAQDLAGLEVVDLMALAGQAA, encoded by the coding sequence ATGACCTTCATTGAAAAGCGTGTCCGGCCCGTCAAGGTCATGCAGGCAGTATTGAAAGAATACGAACATCCCGCCAGTGGCGCCCGCCACATTCATCTGGCAACCGACGATCCCGAAATGGTTTTCCTGGTGGCCTTTCCCACCGTGCCCGACAAGGACGACGGCCGCGCGCATATCCTGGAGCACTTGGCGCTGTGCGGCTCGCGCCGCTACCCGGTGCGCGACCCGTTCTTCTCGATGCTGCGCCGTTCGACCGCGACCTACATGAATGCGATGACCTATCCCGACCGCACCGTGTACCCGTTCGCCAGCACCAGCGAAGCCGACTTTTTTAACCTGCTGGGCGTCTACCTGGACGCGGCGTTCTTCCCGCAGCTGGAATACCTGGACTTCCTGCAGGAAGGCTGGCGCCACACGCTGGAGAACGGCAAGCTGGGTTATGGCGGCGTGGTGTTTAATGAGATGAAGGGCGCATTTGCCGACCCGATGCGGGCATTGGCCCAGGGCATGGACGCGATCCTGTTTGCCGGCACCACCTATGCCGTCGAGTCGGGCGGCGACCCGCTGGCGATTCCGTCGCTCACCCACGACGACCTGAAGCAGTTCCACGCCAGCCACTACCATCCATCGCAGGCGGTGTTCATGACAGCTGGCGCAGTCGATCCGGCCGCGGTGCAGCGGGTCATTGCCGAGCATGTGCTGGACAAGCTCTCAGGCCAGGCGCCGCGCATGATGCCGGAATTGGCGCCGCAATGGGAGGCGCCGCGCAGTACCACCATCCGCATCCCATCGCCCACCGCGCGCGACGACGAGTACGGCATGCAGCTGGCCTGGCTGGCCGGCGAATCGGCTGACCCCGTGGCGTATTACCGGGCGCAGCTGCTGGAAGCCGGCCTAGTGGGCGACGCTTCGGCGCCGCTGTTGCATGCGATGGAAACGGCTGGCTATGGCAGGCCGTCTGCCTTCAATGGGATGGACCCGAGCCATCGCCAGCTGGTATTCCATCTCGGCATGGAAGGCCTGACCCGTGAACAGACTGAAGAAGCGCGCGCGCTGATATGGCGCACCCTGGAAAAGACCACGCAGACCGGCGTGCCGCATGCGGTGTTGCAGGCGGCACTGCGAGACCTGCGCTTCTCGCAGCGCGAGATCCAGGGCGGCCAGCTGCCCTACGGCATGCGCAAGCTGCTGCAGGCGCTGCCATTCGAAATGGCAGGCGGCGACATCATGACAGCCTTCGATAGCGAAGCCACTCTAGCGAAGCTGGAGCAGGAAATCCGTCATCCGGAGTTCTTCAAATCTATGGTGCGTGACCTGCTGGCCGCGCCAACCCGGCTGACTGTGACGGTGGAGCCGGATGCCCGCTATTTCGACGCACGCAACGCGATCGAGGAGGAACGCCTTGCGCAGCTCTCTGGCGCAATGGACGAGACCGAGGCGCAGCGCATTGCGGCCGAAGCCGAAGCGCTGCTGGCCCGCCAGCGCCAGCCCGTCAACAACGACCTGTTGCCGCGTATCCGTCCACAAGACGTGAGCCCGTTGCCGCGGCCCCTGCACGATTTGCCCGAAGACGCCGGACGCCTGTTGGGCCTGCGCATTGCCAGCAACGGCATCAGTTATGGCCGGGTGGTATACGACGTGTCGGCCTTTGAAGAAGCCGACTGGCCGTGGCTGGACCTGTATGCCGAACTGCTGCCCGATCTCGGCGTGGGCGCGATGAACTTTGCCGAAGCCGCATCCTGGCGCAAGCAGCTGGCGCCATCGTTCTCGGTGGACCTCGATGCACAGGAATCCCTGAAGGCGGAGGGGCCAGCCCTGCGCGTCAATCTGTCCTTTTCCTCGCGCAATGTGCGCGAGGAGCAGGACGCCATTGCACAGCTCCTGTCGAATTCCATCCGGGAGGCCCGCTTCGACGAAAGCGAGCGGATCGCCTTCCTGATCGACCAGATCGCGGAAAACCAGTTGCAGGACCTGGCCGACCAGGGTGACCAGTACGCCGCCATTGCAGCGGAGCTGCCCTATTCCCTGCGGCGCCACTTCCAGGATGCAGTCGACGGCGCCGGCGCGCTGCGCTTCTACAGCGCCCTGGCGCGCCAGATCGAATCGGACGATGGTTTGCAAGCCATCTGCGAGCGGCTCTCCGCTCTGCACCAACGGGTCCTGGCTGCGCCGGTGCGCATCATCGGCGCAGGCGTGGAGGAAGACGGCGCGCATCTGGCGCGACTGATCGATGTGCCTGGCGCCGACCCGGACAGCACAGCCACCGCGCCGCAACGCGAGCGTGGCGCGCCGGCCAGCGTGGCGCTGATGGCGCCGGCGCAGGTCAACCACTGCTTCGCGAGCTGGGCGGTGCCGCGCCTGGGTCATGAGGATGCGCCAGTGCTGTCCGTGCTGGCTAACCTGATGACCAACCAGGTGCTGCACCAGGCCTTGCGCGAGGAGGGTGGCGCTTATGGCGGCACCGCGCGCTATGCGGCGCACAGCGGCGTTTTCACCATGCTGTCCTACCGCGACCCACGGCTTGCCGGCACCTACGAAGACTTTGCTCGTGCGGTGGCCTGGGTGGTGGAAGCGCCGCTGCAGCGCGAGCATATCGAGGAAGCCATCATTGGCGTGATCGGCGAACTCGACAAGCCGCGCAGCCCGCATCATGAAGCGCTGCAGGCATGGCAGCTGCGCGAAGCCGGTGTTACCCAGGCGATGCGGGAGCAGTTCCGACACGGCGTGCTCGAATGCACCGATCTTCAACTCAAGGCCGTGGCCATGCAGTACCTGCAGAATGCGCAGCCCAGCCGTGCCGCGTTCGCCGGGAATGCGGCACAGGACCTGGCGGGTTTGGAAGTGGTGGACCTGATGGCGCTGGCTGGCCAGGCGGCTTGA
- a CDS encoding C39 family peptidase — MLTNRIELPVSILPQPDETTCGPTCLHAIYRYWGDDEPLGNLIERTGKLAQGGTFAVLLACDALRRGYDATIYTYNLNVFDPSWFSQAGINIAERLRMQREVKADYRLRHATEGYLEFLRLGGQLRMKDLTRGLVQGLLRRGFPLLTGLSSTYLYRAMREYGTDDTPDDIRGLPSGHFVVLAGYERERRKVLVEDPYQPNPFAGAHQYWLGMDRVLGAVLLGIVTHDANLLVIRPRDARQRDTR, encoded by the coding sequence GTGCTTACCAATCGCATCGAGCTTCCTGTCAGCATCCTTCCCCAGCCGGACGAAACGACCTGTGGCCCTACCTGCCTGCATGCGATCTACCGCTACTGGGGAGACGACGAGCCATTGGGCAACCTGATTGAGCGTACCGGTAAGCTGGCGCAGGGCGGCACCTTTGCCGTGCTGCTGGCCTGCGATGCCCTGCGCCGCGGCTATGACGCCACGATCTATACCTATAACCTGAACGTGTTCGACCCCAGCTGGTTCAGCCAGGCCGGCATCAATATCGCCGAGCGGCTGCGCATGCAGCGGGAAGTGAAGGCAGACTACCGGCTGCGCCATGCGACCGAAGGCTATCTGGAATTTCTCCGGCTGGGCGGCCAGTTGCGCATGAAGGACTTGACGCGCGGTCTGGTGCAGGGCCTGCTGCGGCGCGGCTTTCCGCTGCTCACTGGCTTGAGTTCCACCTACCTCTACCGCGCCATGCGGGAATACGGCACCGACGACACGCCGGACGATATCCGTGGCTTGCCCTCCGGCCATTTCGTGGTGCTGGCCGGTTACGAGCGCGAACGGCGCAAAGTTTTGGTGGAAGACCCCTATCAGCCCAACCCGTTCGCCGGCGCGCACCAATACTGGCTGGGCATGGACCGGGTGCTGGGCGCGGTGCTGCTGGGCATCGTCACACATGACGCCAATCTGCTGGTGATCAGACCACGGGATGCCAGGCAGCGGGATACCCGATGA
- a CDS encoding SDR family oxidoreductase, producing MNNSQHPEVVVITGASAGIGRATVREFARHGASIALLARDADRLEAACAEARGLGAKAITIPTDVADPDQVEAAAARVEEALGPIDIWINNAMATIFAPLSKISPEDYRRVTDVTYHGYVWGTMAALKRMRQRKRGTIVQVGSALAYRSIPLQSAYCGAKHAIKGFTESLRTELMHEGSGIHLTMLEMPGVNTPQFEWCKTTLRKHPRPMGLYYQPEVAARAIYWAAHARRRELVVGGPSAMTILAEKLVPGLMDRYLARTGFRGQHTDEPVAADRAANLWDPVPGPYEARGAYSAGAHDHSIQLWASMHRKWLLAGSLALGLLWRARSHGEERRSKEDTGRRRLS from the coding sequence ATGAACAATAGTCAGCATCCTGAAGTGGTTGTCATCACGGGCGCGAGCGCAGGCATTGGTCGCGCCACCGTGCGCGAATTCGCCAGGCATGGCGCTTCCATCGCCTTGCTGGCGCGTGATGCCGACCGCCTGGAGGCGGCATGCGCGGAAGCCCGTGGACTGGGCGCCAAGGCCATTACCATACCGACCGACGTGGCGGACCCGGACCAGGTCGAAGCGGCCGCCGCCCGCGTTGAGGAAGCGCTTGGGCCGATCGATATCTGGATCAATAACGCGATGGCGACCATCTTCGCGCCGCTGTCAAAGATCTCGCCCGAGGATTACCGCCGCGTGACCGACGTGACCTACCACGGCTATGTATGGGGCACCATGGCTGCCCTGAAGCGGATGCGGCAGCGCAAGCGCGGGACGATCGTTCAGGTCGGCTCGGCGCTTGCCTATCGCTCGATTCCGCTGCAGTCGGCCTATTGCGGCGCCAAGCATGCAATCAAGGGTTTTACCGAATCGCTGCGCACCGAGCTGATGCATGAAGGAAGCGGCATCCATCTGACGATGCTGGAGATGCCGGGCGTGAACACGCCGCAGTTCGAATGGTGCAAGACCACCCTGCGCAAGCATCCCAGGCCGATGGGGCTTTATTACCAGCCGGAAGTCGCGGCCCGGGCAATCTACTGGGCAGCGCATGCGCGACGACGCGAACTAGTGGTCGGCGGGCCGTCGGCCATGACCATCCTGGCGGAAAAGCTCGTGCCGGGCCTGATGGACCGCTATCTGGCGCGCACCGGTTTCAGGGGGCAGCATACCGACGAGCCAGTCGCTGCGGACCGGGCCGCCAACCTGTGGGATCCGGTGCCCGGGCCGTATGAGGCAAGGGGTGCCTACAGCGCTGGCGCGCATGACCACAGCATACAGCTTTGGGCCAGCATGCATCGCAAGTGGCTGCTTGCCGGCAGCCTCGCGCTTGGCCTGCTCTGGCGGGCGCGTTCCCATGGCGAGGAGCGGCGCAGTAAGGAAGACACTGGCCGGCGGCGCTTGAGCTGA